In Rhea pennata isolate bPtePen1 chromosome 35 unlocalized genomic scaffold, bPtePen1.pri SUPER_35_unloc_3, whole genome shotgun sequence, a single window of DNA contains:
- the LOC134154132 gene encoding E3 ubiquitin-protein ligase synoviolin-like isoform X13 — protein MFRTAVMMASSLALTTAVVAHAYYLKHQFYPTVVYLTKSSPSMAVLYIQAFVLVFLLGKFMGKVFFGQLRAAEMEHLLERSWYAVTETCLAFTVFRDDFSPRFVALFTLLLFLKCFHWLAEDRVDFMERSPNISWLFHFRIVSLMFLLGVLDFLFVSHAYHSILTRGASVQLVFGFEYAILLTMVLTVFIKYVLHSVDLQNENPWDSKAVYMLYTELFTGFIKVLLYMAFMTIMIKVHTFPLFAIRPMYLAMRQFKKAVTDAIMSRRAIRNMNTLYPDATAEELQAVDNVCIICREEMVTGAKRLPCNHIFHTSCLRSWFQRQQTCPTCRMDVLRASLPAQPPAPPEQPEPAQQPPPQTPQVPQPPNFPQGILPPFPPGMFPFWPPVGPFPPVPGVQPANGAENAGAASSAASAGAARAGDAAATSEAAPAGTVPGLPFPPPWMGMPWPPLFGFPPMPVPPAGFAGLTEEELRAMEGHDRQNLEARLQCLQNIHTLLDAAMLQINQYLTVLATIGSPRPAPPQPPAAASSSSSRDAPAAEPTPLRAPDAASAPAAAAAPEPDSTASNAPVAEPLPPAPAETGGDADPDLPPLPPSSPPPPLPPPRGCNGATSPGPEDEPPAAPEDEPPAPREHEPPPPLPPAEPAPSDPPDFERFWRAARDNPHDFTAWTELLQYVEQENHIFAARKAFDAFFAHYPYCYGYWKKYADMERRFDFAKETEEVFERGLQSIPLSMDLWIHYVSYLQSTLDMNLPESIQKIRGVFESAVAAAGMDFRSDKLWELYVEWEREQGDLRAITGIYDRVLSMPTQLYNHHWEKFKEHVMQNPPKDILSPEELLWVQSKLATETVPKPPEPEEAEAPPGEDLPPGVETKPDGGDDAEEDLDQKIRELVISMRQQIYTQNEAEVSKRWNFEEGIKRPYFHVKPLERAQLKNWRDYLDYEMAAGSHERTIVLFERCVIACALYEEFWVKRVQEIQKRVHQVPGEPHRGGG, from the exons ATGTTCCGCACGGCGGTGATGATGGCCTCGAGCCTGGCGCTGACGACGGCCGTCGTGGCCCACGCCTACTATCTGAAGCACCAGTTCTACCCCACCGTGGTTTATCTCACCAAATCCAGCCCCAGCATGGCC gTTCTCTACATCCAGGCTTTCGTGCTGGTTTTTCTTCTGGGCAAATTTATGGGCAAGGTGTTTTTCGGGCAGCTGCGAGCGGCCGAAATGGAG CACCTGCTCGAGCGGTCGTGGTACGCCGTCACCGAGACCTGCCTGGCTTTCACCGTCTTCAGGGACGACTTCAGCCCCCGCTTCGTGGCCCTCTtcaccctcctcctcttcctcaagTGTTTCCACTGGCTGGCCGAGGACCGGGTGGACTTT ATGGAGCGGAGCCCGAACATCTCCTGGCTCTTCCACTTCCGCATCGTCT cGCTCATGTTCCTCCTGGGCGTTCTGGATTTCCTCTTCGTCAGCCACGCTTACCACAGCATCCTCACGCGCGGAGCCTCGGTCCAGCTCGTGTTCGGCTTCGAG TACGCCATCCTCCTGACCATGGTGCTGACCGTCTTCATCAAGTACGTGCTGCACTCCGTCGACCTGCAGAACGAGAACCCCTGGGACAGCAAAGCCGTCTACATGCTCTACACGGAGCTCTTCACGG GCTTCATCAAAGTCCTGCTCTACATGGCCTTCATGACCATCATGATCAAAGTTCACACCTTCCCGCTCTTCGCCATCCGCCCCATGTACCTGGCGATGAG GCAGTTTAAGAAAGCGGTGACGGACGCTATCATGTCGCGCCGGGCCATTCGCAACATGAACACGCT CTACCCCGACGCCAccgcggaggagctgcaggcCGTGGACAACGTCTGCATCATCTGCCGCGAGGAGATGGTGACGGGCGCCAAGCGTTTGCCCTGCAACCACATTTTCCACACCAG ctGCCTGCGGTCGTGGTTCCAGCGCCAGCAGACGTGTCCCACCTGCCGCATGGACGTGCTACGCGCTTCCCTCCCGgcgcagccgccggcgccgcccgaGCAGCCCGAACCGGcccagcagccgccgccgcagaCCCCGCAGGTTCCCCAGCCGCCCAACT TTCCCCAAGGAATCCTGCCCCCTTTTCCTCCGGGGATGTTTCCCTTCTGGCCGCCGGTGGGTCCCTTCCCTCCGGTCCCCGGGGTGCAGCCGGCCAACGGCGCCGAAAACGCCGGAGCCGCCTCGAGCGCGGCTTCAG CCGGCGCCGCGAGGGCCGGGGACGCCGCGGCGACGTCGGAAGCCGCTCCGGCGGGAACGGTGCCCGGGCTTCCCTTCCCGCCGCCCTGGATGGGAATGCCGTGGCCGCCGCTGTTCG gTTTTCCTCCCATGCCGGTGCCGCCGGCCGGCTTCGCGGGGCTGACGGAGGAGGAGCTGCGGGCCATGGAGGGCCACGACCGGCAGAACCTGGAAGCCAGGCTGCAGTGTCTGCAGAACATCCACACGCTCCTGGACGCCGCCATGCTGCAGATCAACCAGTACCTGACGGTCCTGGCGACCATCGG GTCTCctcgccccgctccgccccaaccccctgccgccgcctcctcctcctcgagCCGGGACGCCCCGGCCGCGGAGCCGACCCCGCTCCGCGCGCCGGACGCCGCCTCGGcgcctgctgccgccgccgccccagaGCCCGACTCGACGGCTTCCAACG CCCCCGTGGCCGAACCGctgcccccggcgcccgccgagACGGGGGGAGACGCCGACCCCGacctgccgccgctgccgccgtcgtcgccgccgccgccgctgccgccgccgcggggctgcaaCGGGGCGACGTCCCCCGGCCCCGAGGAcgagccgccggccgcccccgagGACgagccgccggccccccgggagcacgagccgccgccgccgctgccccccgccgaGCCCGCCCCCTCCGACCCGCCCGACTTCGAGCGCTTCTGGCGGGCGGCTCGCGACAACCCCCACGACTTCACCGCCTGGACCGAGCTCCTGCAGTACGTGGAGCAGGAG AACCACATCTTCGCCGCCCGCAAGGCTTTCGACGCCTTCTTCGCCCACTACCCCTACTGCTACGGCTACTGGAAGAAGTACGCGGACATGGAGCGCCGCTTCGACTTCGCCAAGGAGACCGAGGAG GTGTTCGAGCGCGGGCTGCAGTCCATCCCCCTCAGCATGGACCTGTGGATCCACTACGTCTCCTACCTCCAGTCCACCCTGGACATGAACCTCCCCGAGTCCATCCAGAAGATCCGCGG CGTTTTCGAGTCGGCTGTGGCGGCTGCCGGCATGGATTTCCGCTCCGACAAGCTCTGGGAGCTCTACGTGGAGTGGGAGCGGGAGCAGGGCGACCTCCGGGCCATCACCGGCATCTACGACCGGGTGCTCTCCATGCCCACCCAGCTCTACAACCACCACTGGGAAAA GTTCAAGGAACACGTGATGCAGAACCCCCCCAAGGACATCCTCTCCCCCGAAGAACTGCTCTGGGTCCAATCCAAGCTGGCTACCGAAACGGTGCCGAAACCGCCGGAGCCGGAAGAGGCGGAGGCTCCGCCGGGAGAGGACCTGCCTCCCGGCGTGGAGACGAAGCCGGACGGCGGCGACGACGCCGAG GAGGATTTAGACCAGAAGATCCGCGAGCTGGTGATCTCCATGCGGCAGCAGATTTACACCCAGAACGAGGCGGAAGTCAGCAAACGCTGGAATTTCGAGGAAGGG ATCAAGAGGCCGTACTTCCACGTGAAGCCGCTGGAACGAGCCCAGCTCAAAAACTGGCGCGACTACCTGGACTACGAGATGGCCGCCGGGTCGCACGAGCGCACCATCGTCCTCTTCGAGCGCTGCGTCATCGCCTGCGCCCTCTACGAGGAGTTTTGGGTCAAG AGGGTGCAGGAAATTCAGAAGAGAG TACACCAGGTACCTGGAGAACCACACCGTGGCGGGGGCTAG
- the LOC134154132 gene encoding uncharacterized protein LOC134154132 isoform X1 gives MFRTAVMMASSLALTTAVVAHAYYLKHQFYPTVVYLTKSSPSMAVLYIQAFVLVFLLGKFMGKVFFGQLRAAEMEHLLERSWYAVTETCLAFTVFRDDFSPRFVALFTLLLFLKCFHWLAEDRVDFMERSPNISWLFHFRIVSLMFLLGVLDFLFVSHAYHSILTRGASVQLVFGFEYAILLTMVLTVFIKYVLHSVDLQNENPWDSKAVYMLYTELFTGFIKVLLYMAFMTIMIKVHTFPLFAIRPMYLAMRQFKKAVTDAIMSRRAIRNMNTLYPDATAEELQAVDNVCIICREEMVTGAKRLPCNHIFHTSCLRSWFQRQQTCPTCRMDVLRASLPAQPPAPPEQPEPAQQPPPQTPQVPQPPNFPQGILPPFPPGMFPFWPPVGPFPPVPGVQPANGAENAGAASSAASAGAARAGDAAATSEAAPAGTVPGLPFPPPWMGMPWPPLFGFPPMPVPPAGFAGLTEEELRAMEGHDRQNLEARLQCLQNIHTLLDAAMLQINQYLTVLATIGSPRPAPPQPPAAASSSSSRDAPAAEPTPLRAPDAASAPAAAAAPEPDSTASNAPVAEPLPPAPAETGGDADPDLPPLPPSSPPPPLPPPRGCNGATSPGPEDEPPAAPEDEPPAPREHEPPPPLPPAEPAPSDPPDFERFWRAARDNPHDFTAWTELLQYVEQENHIFAARKAFDAFFAHYPYCYGYWKKYADMERRFDFAKETEEIQAPEAFRGVTCRLPSPLSAVGDGQPEAFGGVLRHSWPCFVRERGVRARAAVHPPQHGPVDPLRLLPPVHPGHEPPRVHPEDPRRFRVGCGGCRHGFPLRQALGALRGVGAGAGRPPGHHRHLRPGALHAHPALQPPLGKVQGTRDAEPPQGHPLPRRTALGPIQAGYRNGAETAGAGRGGGSAGRGPASRRGDEAGRRRRRRGGFRPEDPRAGDLHAAADLHPERGGSQQTLEFRGRDQEAVLPREAAGTSPAQKLARLPGLRDGRRVARAHHRPLRALRHRLRPLRGVLGQEGAGNSEERCVNPLFNYTRYLENHTVAGARSVFQRACGYHLPRKPNIHLLWAAFEEKQGNLEEARRILRCFEEVVPGLAMVRLRRVSLERRQGNLEEAEALLQEAMLANEGLPLASFYAIKLARQVFKVQKNLIKARKVLVEALEKDPENARLYANLLEMEFSADVRQNEGNTMSCFERALSSGLPDETKIVFSQRRVEFLEDFGSSIHSLLTAYDEHQKFLKHHATRKRALENGGDEPDDKRLRPDDAGGLLGPMSLAMGGDMNNPAAYNYWYQQNYGAYSYQTPWNYSQYYSQS, from the exons ATGTTCCGCACGGCGGTGATGATGGCCTCGAGCCTGGCGCTGACGACGGCCGTCGTGGCCCACGCCTACTATCTGAAGCACCAGTTCTACCCCACCGTGGTTTATCTCACCAAATCCAGCCCCAGCATGGCC gTTCTCTACATCCAGGCTTTCGTGCTGGTTTTTCTTCTGGGCAAATTTATGGGCAAGGTGTTTTTCGGGCAGCTGCGAGCGGCCGAAATGGAG CACCTGCTCGAGCGGTCGTGGTACGCCGTCACCGAGACCTGCCTGGCTTTCACCGTCTTCAGGGACGACTTCAGCCCCCGCTTCGTGGCCCTCTtcaccctcctcctcttcctcaagTGTTTCCACTGGCTGGCCGAGGACCGGGTGGACTTT ATGGAGCGGAGCCCGAACATCTCCTGGCTCTTCCACTTCCGCATCGTCT cGCTCATGTTCCTCCTGGGCGTTCTGGATTTCCTCTTCGTCAGCCACGCTTACCACAGCATCCTCACGCGCGGAGCCTCGGTCCAGCTCGTGTTCGGCTTCGAG TACGCCATCCTCCTGACCATGGTGCTGACCGTCTTCATCAAGTACGTGCTGCACTCCGTCGACCTGCAGAACGAGAACCCCTGGGACAGCAAAGCCGTCTACATGCTCTACACGGAGCTCTTCACGG GCTTCATCAAAGTCCTGCTCTACATGGCCTTCATGACCATCATGATCAAAGTTCACACCTTCCCGCTCTTCGCCATCCGCCCCATGTACCTGGCGATGAG GCAGTTTAAGAAAGCGGTGACGGACGCTATCATGTCGCGCCGGGCCATTCGCAACATGAACACGCT CTACCCCGACGCCAccgcggaggagctgcaggcCGTGGACAACGTCTGCATCATCTGCCGCGAGGAGATGGTGACGGGCGCCAAGCGTTTGCCCTGCAACCACATTTTCCACACCAG ctGCCTGCGGTCGTGGTTCCAGCGCCAGCAGACGTGTCCCACCTGCCGCATGGACGTGCTACGCGCTTCCCTCCCGgcgcagccgccggcgccgcccgaGCAGCCCGAACCGGcccagcagccgccgccgcagaCCCCGCAGGTTCCCCAGCCGCCCAACT TTCCCCAAGGAATCCTGCCCCCTTTTCCTCCGGGGATGTTTCCCTTCTGGCCGCCGGTGGGTCCCTTCCCTCCGGTCCCCGGGGTGCAGCCGGCCAACGGCGCCGAAAACGCCGGAGCCGCCTCGAGCGCGGCTTCAG CCGGCGCCGCGAGGGCCGGGGACGCCGCGGCGACGTCGGAAGCCGCTCCGGCGGGAACGGTGCCCGGGCTTCCCTTCCCGCCGCCCTGGATGGGAATGCCGTGGCCGCCGCTGTTCG gTTTTCCTCCCATGCCGGTGCCGCCGGCCGGCTTCGCGGGGCTGACGGAGGAGGAGCTGCGGGCCATGGAGGGCCACGACCGGCAGAACCTGGAAGCCAGGCTGCAGTGTCTGCAGAACATCCACACGCTCCTGGACGCCGCCATGCTGCAGATCAACCAGTACCTGACGGTCCTGGCGACCATCGG GTCTCctcgccccgctccgccccaaccccctgccgccgcctcctcctcctcgagCCGGGACGCCCCGGCCGCGGAGCCGACCCCGCTCCGCGCGCCGGACGCCGCCTCGGcgcctgctgccgccgccgccccagaGCCCGACTCGACGGCTTCCAACG CCCCCGTGGCCGAACCGctgcccccggcgcccgccgagACGGGGGGAGACGCCGACCCCGacctgccgccgctgccgccgtcgtcgccgccgccgccgctgccgccgccgcggggctgcaaCGGGGCGACGTCCCCCGGCCCCGAGGAcgagccgccggccgcccccgagGACgagccgccggccccccgggagcacgagccgccgccgccgctgccccccgccgaGCCCGCCCCCTCCGACCCGCCCGACTTCGAGCGCTTCTGGCGGGCGGCTCGCGACAACCCCCACGACTTCACCGCCTGGACCGAGCTCCTGCAGTACGTGGAGCAGGAG AACCACATCTTCGCCGCCCGCAAGGCTTTCGACGCCTTCTTCGCCCACTACCCCTACTGCTACGGCTACTGGAAGAAGTACGCGGACATGGAGCGCCGCTTCGACTTCGCCAAGGAGACCGAGGAG ATCCAGGCGCCCGAGGCGTTTCGGGGCGTTACGTGCCGTTTGCCGTCCCCGCTCTCCGCCGTGGGAGATGGACAGCCCGAGGCGTTTGGGGGCGTTTTGCGCCATTCCTGGCCTTGCTTTGTGAGGGAGCGAG GTGTTCGAGCGCGGGCTGCAGTCCATCCCCCTCAGCATGGACCTGTGGATCCACTACGTCTCCTACCTCCAGTCCACCCTGGACATGAACCTCCCCGAGTCCATCCAGAAGATCCGCGG CGTTTTCGAGTCGGCTGTGGCGGCTGCCGGCATGGATTTCCGCTCCGACAAGCTCTGGGAGCTCTACGTGGAGTGGGAGCGGGAGCAGGGCGACCTCCGGGCCATCACCGGCATCTACGACCGGGTGCTCTCCATGCCCACCCAGCTCTACAACCACCACTGGGAAAA GTTCAAGGAACACGTGATGCAGAACCCCCCCAAGGACATCCTCTCCCCCGAAGAACTGCTCTGGGTCCAATCCAAGCTGGCTACCGAAACGGTGCCGAAACCGCCGGAGCCGGAAGAGGCGGAGGCTCCGCCGGGAGAGGACCTGCCTCCCGGCGTGGAGACGAAGCCGGACGGCGGCGACGACGCCGAG GAGGATTTAGACCAGAAGATCCGCGAGCTGGTGATCTCCATGCGGCAGCAGATTTACACCCAGAACGAGGCGGAAGTCAGCAAACGCTGGAATTTCGAGGAAGGG ATCAAGAGGCCGTACTTCCACGTGAAGCCGCTGGAACGAGCCCAGCTCAAAAACTGGCGCGACTACCTGGACTACGAGATGGCCGCCGGGTCGCACGAGCGCACCATCGTCCTCTTCGAGCGCTGCGTCATCGCCTGCGCCCTCTACGAGGAGTTTTGGGTCAAG AGGGTGCAGGAAATTCAGAAGAGAGGTGTGTTAACCCCCTTTTTAAC TACACCAGGTACCTGGAGAACCACACCGTGGCGGGGGCTAGGAGCGTCTTCCAGCGAGCCTGCGGCTACCACCTGCCTCGGAAGCCCAATATCCACCTCCTGTGGGCGGCTTTCGAGGAGAAGCAAG GGAACCTGGAGGAAGCGCGCCGCATCCTGCGCTGCTTCGAGGAGGTGGTGCCGGGCCTGGCCATGGTGCGGCTGCGCCGCGTGAGCCTCGAGCGGCGGCAGGGCAACCTGGAGGAGGCCGAGGCGCTGCTGCAGGAGGCCATGCTCGCCAACGAGGGGCTGCCCCTCGCCTCCTTCTACGCCATCAAGCTCGCCCGCCAGGTCTTCAAGGTGCAGAAGAACCTCATCAAAGCCCGCAAGGTCCTGGTGGAAGCGCTGGAGAAAGACCCG GAGAACGCCCGGCTCTACGCCAACCTCCTGGAGATGGAGTTCAGCGCCGACGTGCGGCAGAACGAGGGCAACACCATGAGCTGCTTCGAGCGGGCGCTGAGCAGCGGGCTGCCCGACGAGACCAAGATCGTCTTCTCGCAGCGCCGCGTCGAGTTCCTCGAGGATTTCGGCTCCAGCATCCAcag CCTCCTGACGGCTTACGACGAGCACCAGAAATTCCTCAAGCACCACGCCACGCGCAAGAGGGCCCTGGAAAACGG CGGCGACGAGCCCGACGACAAGCGGCTGCGGCCCGACGACGCCGGCGGCCTCCTGGGCCCCATGAGCCTCGCCATGGGGGGGGACATGAACAACCCGGCGGCTTATAACTACTGGTACCAG CAAAACTACGGCGCTTACAGCTACCAGACGCCGTGGAATTACAGCCAGTACTACTCGCAGAGCTGA
- the LOC134154132 gene encoding uncharacterized protein LOC134154132 isoform X2: MFRTAVMMASSLALTTAVVAHAYYLKHQFYPTVVYLTKSSPSMAVLYIQAFVLVFLLGKFMGKVFFGQLRAAEMEHLLERSWYAVTETCLAFTVFRDDFSPRFVALFTLLLFLKCFHWLAEDRVDFMERSPNISWLFHFRIVSLMFLLGVLDFLFVSHAYHSILTRGASVQLVFGFEYAILLTMVLTVFIKYVLHSVDLQNENPWDSKAVYMLYTELFTGFIKVLLYMAFMTIMIKVHTFPLFAIRPMYLAMRQFKKAVTDAIMSRRAIRNMNTLYPDATAEELQAVDNVCIICREEMVTGAKRLPCNHIFHTSCLRSWFQRQQTCPTCRMDVLRASLPAQPPAPPEQPEPAQQPPPQTPQVPQPPNFPQGILPPFPPGMFPFWPPVGPFPPVPGVQPANGAENAGAASSAASAGAARAGDAAATSEAAPAGTVPGLPFPPPWMGMPWPPLFGFPPMPVPPAGFAGLTEEELRAMEGHDRQNLEARLQCLQNIHTLLDAAMLQINQYLTVLATIGSPRPAPPQPPAAASSSSSRDAPAAEPTPLRAPDAASAPAAAAAPEPDSTASNAPVAEPLPPAPAETGGDADPDLPPLPPSSPPPPLPPPRGCNGATSPGPEDEPPAAPEDEPPAPREHEPPPPLPPAEPAPSDPPDFERFWRAARDNPHDFTAWTELLQYVEQENHIFAARKAFDAFFAHYPYCYGYWKKYADMERRFDFAKETEEIQAPEAFRGVTCRLPSPLSAVGDGQPEAFGGVLRHSWPCFVRERGVRARAAVHPPQHGPVDPLRLLPPVHPGHEPPRVHPEDPRRFRVGCGGCRHGFPLRQALGALRGVGAGAGRPPGHHRHLRPGALHAHPALQPPLGKVQGTRDAEPPQGHPLPRRTALGPIQAGYRNGAETAGAGRGGGSAGRGPASRRGDEAGRRRRRRGFRPEDPRAGDLHAAADLHPERGGSQQTLEFRGRDQEAVLPREAAGTSPAQKLARLPGLRDGRRVARAHHRPLRALRHRLRPLRGVLGQEGAGNSEERCVNPLFNYTRYLENHTVAGARSVFQRACGYHLPRKPNIHLLWAAFEEKQGNLEEARRILRCFEEVVPGLAMVRLRRVSLERRQGNLEEAEALLQEAMLANEGLPLASFYAIKLARQVFKVQKNLIKARKVLVEALEKDPENARLYANLLEMEFSADVRQNEGNTMSCFERALSSGLPDETKIVFSQRRVEFLEDFGSSIHSLLTAYDEHQKFLKHHATRKRALENGGDEPDDKRLRPDDAGGLLGPMSLAMGGDMNNPAAYNYWYQQNYGAYSYQTPWNYSQYYSQS; encoded by the exons ATGTTCCGCACGGCGGTGATGATGGCCTCGAGCCTGGCGCTGACGACGGCCGTCGTGGCCCACGCCTACTATCTGAAGCACCAGTTCTACCCCACCGTGGTTTATCTCACCAAATCCAGCCCCAGCATGGCC gTTCTCTACATCCAGGCTTTCGTGCTGGTTTTTCTTCTGGGCAAATTTATGGGCAAGGTGTTTTTCGGGCAGCTGCGAGCGGCCGAAATGGAG CACCTGCTCGAGCGGTCGTGGTACGCCGTCACCGAGACCTGCCTGGCTTTCACCGTCTTCAGGGACGACTTCAGCCCCCGCTTCGTGGCCCTCTtcaccctcctcctcttcctcaagTGTTTCCACTGGCTGGCCGAGGACCGGGTGGACTTT ATGGAGCGGAGCCCGAACATCTCCTGGCTCTTCCACTTCCGCATCGTCT cGCTCATGTTCCTCCTGGGCGTTCTGGATTTCCTCTTCGTCAGCCACGCTTACCACAGCATCCTCACGCGCGGAGCCTCGGTCCAGCTCGTGTTCGGCTTCGAG TACGCCATCCTCCTGACCATGGTGCTGACCGTCTTCATCAAGTACGTGCTGCACTCCGTCGACCTGCAGAACGAGAACCCCTGGGACAGCAAAGCCGTCTACATGCTCTACACGGAGCTCTTCACGG GCTTCATCAAAGTCCTGCTCTACATGGCCTTCATGACCATCATGATCAAAGTTCACACCTTCCCGCTCTTCGCCATCCGCCCCATGTACCTGGCGATGAG GCAGTTTAAGAAAGCGGTGACGGACGCTATCATGTCGCGCCGGGCCATTCGCAACATGAACACGCT CTACCCCGACGCCAccgcggaggagctgcaggcCGTGGACAACGTCTGCATCATCTGCCGCGAGGAGATGGTGACGGGCGCCAAGCGTTTGCCCTGCAACCACATTTTCCACACCAG ctGCCTGCGGTCGTGGTTCCAGCGCCAGCAGACGTGTCCCACCTGCCGCATGGACGTGCTACGCGCTTCCCTCCCGgcgcagccgccggcgccgcccgaGCAGCCCGAACCGGcccagcagccgccgccgcagaCCCCGCAGGTTCCCCAGCCGCCCAACT TTCCCCAAGGAATCCTGCCCCCTTTTCCTCCGGGGATGTTTCCCTTCTGGCCGCCGGTGGGTCCCTTCCCTCCGGTCCCCGGGGTGCAGCCGGCCAACGGCGCCGAAAACGCCGGAGCCGCCTCGAGCGCGGCTTCAG CCGGCGCCGCGAGGGCCGGGGACGCCGCGGCGACGTCGGAAGCCGCTCCGGCGGGAACGGTGCCCGGGCTTCCCTTCCCGCCGCCCTGGATGGGAATGCCGTGGCCGCCGCTGTTCG gTTTTCCTCCCATGCCGGTGCCGCCGGCCGGCTTCGCGGGGCTGACGGAGGAGGAGCTGCGGGCCATGGAGGGCCACGACCGGCAGAACCTGGAAGCCAGGCTGCAGTGTCTGCAGAACATCCACACGCTCCTGGACGCCGCCATGCTGCAGATCAACCAGTACCTGACGGTCCTGGCGACCATCGG GTCTCctcgccccgctccgccccaaccccctgccgccgcctcctcctcctcgagCCGGGACGCCCCGGCCGCGGAGCCGACCCCGCTCCGCGCGCCGGACGCCGCCTCGGcgcctgctgccgccgccgccccagaGCCCGACTCGACGGCTTCCAACG CCCCCGTGGCCGAACCGctgcccccggcgcccgccgagACGGGGGGAGACGCCGACCCCGacctgccgccgctgccgccgtcgtcgccgccgccgccgctgccgccgccgcggggctgcaaCGGGGCGACGTCCCCCGGCCCCGAGGAcgagccgccggccgcccccgagGACgagccgccggccccccgggagcacgagccgccgccgccgctgccccccgccgaGCCCGCCCCCTCCGACCCGCCCGACTTCGAGCGCTTCTGGCGGGCGGCTCGCGACAACCCCCACGACTTCACCGCCTGGACCGAGCTCCTGCAGTACGTGGAGCAGGAG AACCACATCTTCGCCGCCCGCAAGGCTTTCGACGCCTTCTTCGCCCACTACCCCTACTGCTACGGCTACTGGAAGAAGTACGCGGACATGGAGCGCCGCTTCGACTTCGCCAAGGAGACCGAGGAG ATCCAGGCGCCCGAGGCGTTTCGGGGCGTTACGTGCCGTTTGCCGTCCCCGCTCTCCGCCGTGGGAGATGGACAGCCCGAGGCGTTTGGGGGCGTTTTGCGCCATTCCTGGCCTTGCTTTGTGAGGGAGCGAG GTGTTCGAGCGCGGGCTGCAGTCCATCCCCCTCAGCATGGACCTGTGGATCCACTACGTCTCCTACCTCCAGTCCACCCTGGACATGAACCTCCCCGAGTCCATCCAGAAGATCCGCGG CGTTTTCGAGTCGGCTGTGGCGGCTGCCGGCATGGATTTCCGCTCCGACAAGCTCTGGGAGCTCTACGTGGAGTGGGAGCGGGAGCAGGGCGACCTCCGGGCCATCACCGGCATCTACGACCGGGTGCTCTCCATGCCCACCCAGCTCTACAACCACCACTGGGAAAA GTTCAAGGAACACGTGATGCAGAACCCCCCCAAGGACATCCTCTCCCCCGAAGAACTGCTCTGGGTCCAATCCAAGCTGGCTACCGAAACGGTGCCGAAACCGCCGGAGCCGGAAGAGGCGGAGGCTCCGCCGGGAGAGGACCTGCCTCCCGGCGTGGAGACGAAGCCGGACGGCGGCGACGACGCCGAG GATTTAGACCAGAAGATCCGCGAGCTGGTGATCTCCATGCGGCAGCAGATTTACACCCAGAACGAGGCGGAAGTCAGCAAACGCTGGAATTTCGAGGAAGGG ATCAAGAGGCCGTACTTCCACGTGAAGCCGCTGGAACGAGCCCAGCTCAAAAACTGGCGCGACTACCTGGACTACGAGATGGCCGCCGGGTCGCACGAGCGCACCATCGTCCTCTTCGAGCGCTGCGTCATCGCCTGCGCCCTCTACGAGGAGTTTTGGGTCAAG AGGGTGCAGGAAATTCAGAAGAGAGGTGTGTTAACCCCCTTTTTAAC TACACCAGGTACCTGGAGAACCACACCGTGGCGGGGGCTAGGAGCGTCTTCCAGCGAGCCTGCGGCTACCACCTGCCTCGGAAGCCCAATATCCACCTCCTGTGGGCGGCTTTCGAGGAGAAGCAAG GGAACCTGGAGGAAGCGCGCCGCATCCTGCGCTGCTTCGAGGAGGTGGTGCCGGGCCTGGCCATGGTGCGGCTGCGCCGCGTGAGCCTCGAGCGGCGGCAGGGCAACCTGGAGGAGGCCGAGGCGCTGCTGCAGGAGGCCATGCTCGCCAACGAGGGGCTGCCCCTCGCCTCCTTCTACGCCATCAAGCTCGCCCGCCAGGTCTTCAAGGTGCAGAAGAACCTCATCAAAGCCCGCAAGGTCCTGGTGGAAGCGCTGGAGAAAGACCCG GAGAACGCCCGGCTCTACGCCAACCTCCTGGAGATGGAGTTCAGCGCCGACGTGCGGCAGAACGAGGGCAACACCATGAGCTGCTTCGAGCGGGCGCTGAGCAGCGGGCTGCCCGACGAGACCAAGATCGTCTTCTCGCAGCGCCGCGTCGAGTTCCTCGAGGATTTCGGCTCCAGCATCCAcag CCTCCTGACGGCTTACGACGAGCACCAGAAATTCCTCAAGCACCACGCCACGCGCAAGAGGGCCCTGGAAAACGG CGGCGACGAGCCCGACGACAAGCGGCTGCGGCCCGACGACGCCGGCGGCCTCCTGGGCCCCATGAGCCTCGCCATGGGGGGGGACATGAACAACCCGGCGGCTTATAACTACTGGTACCAG CAAAACTACGGCGCTTACAGCTACCAGACGCCGTGGAATTACAGCCAGTACTACTCGCAGAGCTGA